Below is a genomic region from Medicago truncatula cultivar Jemalong A17 chromosome 3, MtrunA17r5.0-ANR, whole genome shotgun sequence.
ATGAACTTAATACGAAAGATCACGACGCATCAATTGCAGCTAGAAATCAGAAAAAAGTTGAACACATCAAATTCGCAAAAGAAACAAACCTGCTACACAAGACTTGCGCTCAAATTCAAGAACAGAAACAGGACTTAAATCATCTGATTTGCATTCAGTTTCTATCTTCTGTTCTGTATAACAATTTCTTCGCTTCTTCCTCGTCCTTCTCTTCTTCAGCCTTTCACCAACTACAACTTCCTTGCAATTCATTGCCTTCAACAACTCACCTGCTTCTGAATCAAAACACTTCTTTTCAGACGAAGAAGCCTTAAACCGATGCGAAGTATTGGTGATTTCTTGAAGTTTATTAGAAACCCTTTTGCTCATTTTCTCATCACAAACAATCTCTCTCttgttcttcttctccttcaatTCTGAacaactcattttcttttttctcccATTTGATTTCAACCCTTTACCACTCTCACCTTCATTTCCAAAACTAAGCACAAAAAAGCTCTCATTTTCACTCATTTGAAAAGTTGGTGGCTCTCTAAAAGACAATGTTGAACCAACTCTCTTATGATGCAAACTCTCAATCTTCCCATTGCTTTCTCCCAAATAGTCCAAAGAATTCATCGACTTGCTACGCGAAAGTGAACCTGGTTTCGACGCAAAAGGTACCTCAACCATTGATTCTAAACCCATCAACCTTGCCACtaaaggaggaggaggagtaacAGCAGAAACGCCCAAGTTGTGATCATTTACACTTAGAACAGAATTTGCTGAATCAAATTCTGTGGTTTGATTCGACGAGTCTTTTGGAAGGTTTCCGGAGCAAAGAATCTTGCGCATGATGGCTGTGAGACATCCTGTAGTTGTGGATTTGGAGCTGCTACACATTGGTGGAGATACATTTGAACAAGATGAAGTTGGAGTTTgagtttgagtttgagttgagAGTTTCATCATTTGAATGATCTAAGAAAcataaagaaacaaattaacagaaaataaaaactatatgataaaataaatatacacaaaaataaagtgaaatttGTTACTTTGTTGGAGTCTTAAactaaggactaaaaataacaACCATTTTGGTCTTTAAAGTGagtctttctctctctcacacaataatatttattataatagaATATTGGGATAATATCTTATTATTGAAtaagaataatttaattttctttttgactaaATTGAATGAGAGTAATTTTGATGAGATATTATTTCCAAATTATAttactttaaatttataaaaattattaaaatgaatttCAATGTGTCTTTTGTTAGTGATTAGTCTTTTGAATGTGTCTTTTTAGTCaggttaatttttaatttattttttaaaaaaaaactcggtATCTATCTTAAAGAATGACTAATTTCAGAGGTTCAATTTCACCGTCCACTTGTGGGGGTCTATTTAAAATTGGAGCTTCAAAATTCTGTATGGACTAGCCACGACAACTATCACTGAGGATAGTCGAACCTAAAACTTTAAGACGAGCATACTTTAAAGTCCAAAATCAACATATTT
It encodes:
- the LOC25490904 gene encoding uncharacterized protein — translated: MMKLSTQTQTQTPTSSCSNVSPPMCSSSKSTTTGCLTAIMRKILCSGNLPKDSSNQTTEFDSANSVLSVNDHNLGVSAVTPPPPLVARLMGLESMVEVPFASKPGSLSRSKSMNSLDYLGESNGKIESLHHKRVGSTLSFREPPTFQMSENESFFVLSFGNEGESGKGLKSNGRKKKMSCSELKEKKNKREIVCDEKMSKRVSNKLQEITNTSHRFKASSSEKKCFDSEAGELLKAMNCKEVVVGERLKKRRTRKKRRNCYTEQKIETECKSDDLSPVSVLEFERKSCVAGIDSVAVGLNPRRKLTPELETGKHIRMRSDDNLMIDEKNDKAIQNNIYEGSKKKEKQSYKEYIDIWDEACRLVGDELAGSKNQVHVWMNEQSDLGSICTDFESEIFDQLLNEVVTQLVE